A part of Propioniciclava coleopterorum genomic DNA contains:
- a CDS encoding bile acid:sodium symporter family protein, translated as MATRRFKVDYFLLAIIAAAVVASFLPASGVGATALSWATKVAIFCLFFLYGARLHPREALAGLKHWRLHLTILAFTFVAFPLLGLAIAQLPATVISAALIPGLLYVTLCPSTVQSSINFTSIAHGNVAGAIVSASASNLLGVFVTPLLAIALMNTSGQAHVGFGAIGDLMLQILLPFILGQLSRRWTADFVARHKKLKLFDQASIVLVVYSAFSEGVREGIWTMVSVPDIVALIVVCLVMLAFMLWLTWFAARRLKFNRADAIAIQFCGTKKSLATGLPMATVLFVGQPIGLIMLPLMVFHQAQLMACSWLATRYAREADAAPAVG; from the coding sequence GTGGCCACCCGGAGATTCAAAGTCGACTACTTCCTGCTCGCGATCATCGCGGCGGCGGTCGTGGCCTCGTTCCTGCCCGCCTCCGGCGTGGGGGCCACGGCGCTGTCGTGGGCCACGAAGGTCGCGATCTTCTGCCTGTTCTTCCTCTACGGCGCCCGGCTGCACCCTCGCGAGGCGCTGGCCGGCCTCAAGCACTGGCGGCTGCACCTGACCATCCTGGCCTTCACGTTCGTGGCGTTCCCGCTGTTGGGCCTGGCGATCGCCCAGCTCCCGGCCACGGTCATCTCGGCCGCGCTGATCCCCGGGCTGCTGTACGTGACGCTGTGCCCCTCGACGGTGCAGAGCTCGATCAACTTCACCTCGATCGCGCACGGCAACGTGGCGGGGGCGATCGTGAGCGCGTCGGCGTCCAACCTGCTGGGGGTGTTCGTGACGCCGCTGCTGGCGATCGCGCTGATGAACACCTCCGGGCAGGCCCACGTCGGGTTCGGGGCCATCGGTGACCTGATGCTGCAGATCCTGCTGCCGTTCATCCTGGGCCAGCTGTCGCGGCGCTGGACCGCCGACTTCGTGGCCCGCCACAAGAAGCTCAAGCTGTTCGACCAGGCCTCGATCGTGCTGGTGGTCTACTCCGCGTTCTCCGAGGGCGTCCGGGAGGGCATCTGGACCATGGTCAGCGTCCCCGACATCGTGGCGCTGATCGTCGTGTGCCTGGTGATGCTGGCGTTCATGCTGTGGCTGACGTGGTTCGCGGCGCGGCGGCTGAAGTTCAACCGCGCGGACGCCATCGCGATCCAGTTCTGCGGCACCAAGAAGTCGCTGGCCACCGGCCTGCCGATGGCGACCGTGCTGTTCGTCGGCCAGCCGATCGGGCTCATCATGCTGCCGCTGATGGTCTTCCACCAGGCGCAGCTGATGGCGTGCTCGTGGCTCGCCACCCGGTACGCCCGCGAGGCGGACGCCGCCCCCGCGGTCGGCTGA